In Nicotiana tabacum cultivar K326 chromosome 17, ASM71507v2, whole genome shotgun sequence, one DNA window encodes the following:
- the LOC142171830 gene encoding uncharacterized protein LOC142171830: MSKIEEIDTRVKAYLYDIGYHRWSRVHATVNRTWTMTSNIAESLNAVTRDARELSIVELLEYMRTLLERWTNEKLLKANGTFTYLGKKYNKELEDNMALLQKLRVRDSIDHIHTVIDSVKRYIVCLQNKRCSCGQFQLDELPCAHALAALRHRNESYENYCSPYYTRESLLHTYEIPVDPMPDESKWNVPQHIAEEVVMPPTGKRRPGRPKKKIQTI, from the exons atgtcaaagattgaagagatCGACACACGTGTTAAAGCATACCTATACGATATTGGCTATCATAGATGGTCTCGAGTACATGCTACGGTGAACAGAACTTGGACGATGACATCAAACATTGCAGAGTCATTGAATGCGGTAACAAGAGATGCAAGAGAGTTGTCGATAGTAGAACTATTAGAGTACATGAGAACTCTTCTTGAACGTTGGACTAATGAAAAGTTATTGAAAGCAAATGGTACATTCACATACCTTgggaaaaaatataacaaagagtTGGAGGACAACATGGCATTATTGCAGAAGCTGAGG GTGAGGGATTCAATAGATCACATCCATACAGTGATAGATAGTGTGAAGCGCTATATTGTTTGTCTTCAAAATAAGAGATGTAGTTGTGGACAATTCCAGCTTGATGAACTTCCTTGTGCACATGCTTTGGCAGCTTTAAGGCACAGGAATGAGTCTTATGAAAACTATTGTTCTCCTTATTACACGAGGGAGAGCCTCTTGCATACTTATGAAATACCAGTAGACCCGATGCCTGATGAAAGCAAATGGAATGTGCCACAACATATAGCTGAAGAAGTTGTGATGCCACCTACCGGGAAAAGACGGCCAGGAAGACCTAAAAAAAAGATACAAACCATATGA